The Daphnia carinata strain CSIRO-1 chromosome 1, CSIRO_AGI_Dcar_HiC_V3, whole genome shotgun sequence sequence GTATCTAgcgatcaaaaaaaaatttagttgaATAAATTAAGCGTCATGATAAATTTGATACGAGAGAGATGACGTGAAATTTGTCACGTCGAATCATATTATTTGCTCAAAtgtattttggtttttaatcTTTCTCCCGatgcaataaaaacaaaagatcaaaGAGATACGTGGATTTCACGTGACGGCCATCGTTGTTGTTGCCATGTCAGTTGCGGGCCAGCAACTATACACACATAATCCTCGAGAATGCGATTGGAACGAGTAAGGTGTAAGCGTGCTCTGAAAAGACAAGTGGAAAGTAGAATGGTGTTCGTGACTAGAGGCACACCAACATTTCAAACCTTATATGGGTGAAAGGTTCTGTGCCTCCGTGAACATCAATAACAGAACGAATGTGCATATTGGCTGCCTGATTATCTAGTATAACTGTTAAACCACCGCCAACAAGGATTCTAATTAGGGAAAATCAATTAGACGCAAAAATGCTTTGTAGATTCATCAAGTGAGATCAAGGACATGTTGGTCGATAGACGAATCCATCTTCCCTACAGAACAAGAAAGCGAATTCACCGAATCGTTTCTTATTGTTTGCCAACATTTATCATCAAACAAGTTCGTGCCAACTTGAATTCCCCTGAATTACAGGGAGCTAGAAAGACACAACTTCGAAAAAATACCACTAGTCATCATCATTTGCAAACGATTATGAATTCTATGGCAGAGAATAAACAATTATTTTAGGCAATCCCAGTACGTGTACACGCGTCCTCCTCGTGTCCTACCATTCGAATTTCTCCAGGCGCATTCCCTATGAACCCGCAGTGATTCGAATTCCAGTCGTAAGCCACTACAAATGAGAATGGCCCAGCGCCAGTTTCTAACACTCGTGACGAAAAAAGGTTTCCCACGTGTTCGGGAGCTGATTGGGATCCTCACGTGCGAATGACATAGCACTTTTACGaactttttctcatttataACGTTCCTGTTTGATGAACCCCAAGCGTAGCACATTTTACGAGCCTATAGTTCTATATACGAACAGGTATGGGAACAACTTTGTAGGTTTACTTCGAATACATAGAACGTAAAATTGGAAtacaaatcaaattttttttttaaagaaaaagaaaagtctttTAAGTGTTATTTGGCCTAGTAAGTGCCTCTTGGATCGTATTTCTGTAAGCTGGTTTTAGCAAGACTAGCAAGACTACGTGCACCAGCAGGTCCGTTCTCGTTTTCATTGAACGCAGCCTAAAAAACGATGAGGTAAGTGTGTCAATTTGGTATTCAAATCCAagatttaaaatgaattaccCATTTAACGTCAATGTCTTGGAGAGCAGTGAGGAGATTCCGCCAAAGGGGCACGTTGAGTGCAAGCTTCCTACGGGATTTGCTCCACGAATTCTCTAACCATGGAACGGCCCATTCATCAATAAACTTGAGAAGATATTCCGAATTGGTATGTATCATCAATCGTTCTATGcctgttaaaataaaaaatcaaatccagTTAAAAGCTGTTGCGGCCCTTAAGTTCAACGTAATTGTATCGGAAGTGTAAACTGACCATGTTTCTTCGCTTGCTGGATTGCAGTGATTGCCGCTATAATTAAGGTTGCATTGCATGTGCGAGGCTCAATTTTACTGACGTTCctagaaataacaattttattttacgaCCATAAATTCGAGGCGGATGTGTTTTGTAGGGGTCGAGAATTCTCTTGAATTCTTCTTGATAACAAACGCGTTGTAAAAGTTTGTTTACTTGGAATCATTTTCACCGAAGAAGACACCATATCCCATTTGTTTGGTTTCATCATCTCCCGAGATTGCAAGGTAAACTTTGACGTAATTACACGATTGCAAACTGTTGCGTATAGATTGTTTCTTCCTAAGATCAATCAGCCATTCAACGTCTTGGACCTCTTCAATTACACGCGACCAAGACGGAAATCCAGTCATATAATTGTGGAAACGGGGACCAATTTCTTTACGAATAACTTCGCGTAAACCGTCAATCAAGTAAGCCAACTTGACACGGAAACAAAACGTTTTCAGCGATTTATCTGTGATCACAGCCAAACCCAGAGCTTTGACCAAAAGCGAATCGATTTCTGCAGCGAATGTCGTAACTGACTGATGGGGTTTTTGTCTGAGTTGATCGAGTTGTCCCAGAAAATAGTACTTGTCGTTATGCATGAATTCTTCAATCATTAAATCACGCCAGTCCCAGTAATCTTCGACGTAAGTCAATTTCTTCCGGTGATACATCAAGGCATCGCCTCTTAGCCTCATGATAAATTTTTGCAACATAATATCTTCATGCCATCCAAGTAGTGATGCCGCTCTTTCGCATTCTTGAAACCAATCTTCAACCAGAGCGCCATTTTCGGAACCAGAGAAGCTCGGAAGCGTCTTCCTCGGCTTGTAAATAAACTTTATGTTCGTCGGTATGATGATCGTGTTATATCCGTCGATATCTGCTGTCAGCACGGTGGGTAACTGTACAGAGTGgtaagcatttctcctgctacCCATTccgtattaattttttaaagcttcaCAGCTGGTCTTCTTCGTGGCTGTTGTAAAGACAGAgaaataaattaaacaaaaccatGTCAAAACGAACGAAATAAAGCTGTCAAAGTTTTAGCGAGAGCTAGCTTTTAAAGAAGTCAAACTTCGGTTTCGATCAGATTTCGTGTTTTTATGACAGTCAACAACTTTTTAGTGTGTATCACAAAGCAGTGGCGGGTAAAGAGGTAGTCCTCCCTAGAAATATTTTAACCATCCCCAATAAATGAAGCTGGATATACAGTTGAGTTGTAAAGGCTCACTTGCACTATTTCtcttagaaaaacaaaaagaccaAAAAAGCAACCAAGGAAAATACACGCGTCCAATTTCGTGGAGCTCCCAACACTAACCAAAGCTTAACTGTTCATACAGCAACATATAGAGGTCTTGCGCAACATGGTGACTAATACGCTAATGTGCTTATATGCGTTATACTTTTAAATGTTTGTGTTGATAAGCAATTTTACGTCGAGCTTctgtataattttttgtttttaatttttactcGATACTTTTGGTTTCCTGAACTATTCGTTTTACTCAGTGACTACTATTTATTGTATTACTGCGTCATTACGCGttcctttgaaaaaatgggATCTAAAGCAGCCATGAAATGACTGCAGCAAGTGGGTAATGCGTAATAACGAAACCAACTCGAAAACAAGTGTTTACAAAGTCCTTGTGCAAAAAGTGAAAGTGACAAAAGACAAGTCTaaaatccatttcatttttaaagatttACAATAACAACCTGTCTGTATCCCAAACGATTGTGGTCTaccattaaaaacaaacacaaaaaaatctgAGTCGCTTGAAATCAAAATGCCTCAACAGTTCGTACTTACGGTGCTGCAATATGATCGTAGTTTTGCTGTTGGTAAACTAACACTTTTTATGATGACGTAGCAGAGCGAGGAGGACGATCTTTTCACGTAGCAACACACTGGTGGCAGAAACACGA is a genomic window containing:
- the LOC130690963 gene encoding uncharacterized protein LOC130690963; this translates as MGSRRNAYHSVQLPTVLTADIDGYNTIIIPTNIKFIYKPRKTLPSFSGSENGALVEDWFQECERAASLLGWHEDIMLQKFIMRLRGDALMYHRKKLTYVEDYWDWRDLMIEEFMHNDKYYFLGQLDQLRQKPHQSVTTFAAEIDSLLVKALGLAVITDKSLKTFCFRVKLAYLIDGLREVIRKEIGPRFHNYMTGFPSWSRVIEEVQDVEWLIDLRKKQSIRNSLQSCNYVKVYLAISGDDETKQMGYGVFFGENDSKNVSKIEPRTCNATLIIAAITAIQQAKKHGIERLMIHTNSEYLLKFIDEWAVPWLENSWSKSRRKLALNVPLWRNLLTALQDIDVKWAAFNENENGPAGARSLASLAKTSLQKYDPRGTY